The DNA sequence GAACTTAGGGTTGAATTAGAAAGAGAGAAAAGGCTAAATCTATCTCACAATGATTATAAAAATCAATTATCAATAAAGCTTCAGGATTATTTAAATGACTATAACTATATTGTTGGCAAGCCATTGTTTGATCAATTCGCATCAAATATTTTAAAAGCACCCAAACAGTATCTGGATAATATTGAAGACTATGAAATAGATCCTGATTATGAATCTGATGGATTTGTAAAAAGATTAAAAAAATTAAACGAAGAAAAAAATACCGAATTAGGGAATAAAGAGAAAAGGCAATTCGTTTAAATCAAATCGATTCGACCATCCAATATGCAAACAAGTATTCTGATACTATCGATAATATTAAACCTATAGAGGATGCAAGAAAAAGTAATTCAGAGTGTCCATTTTGTCGAAAGAATTATAATGAACTTGAAAAAGAATCCAATAAACTTTCAAATGCAATAAACTGGCTTAATTCCGAGCTACGAAAAACGCCTTTATTGCTTGATTCACTCCAACCGGAAAAAAGGAAAATTGAAAAGGAAATATCCGACATAAATGGCACCATCTTCAAACTCAACAAAGAAATTGAGGAAATACTTAAAATAAACGACGAGTTAAAAAGAAACAAATCTCTCGAAGAGCAAGGTTTCAAAATTATTCTACAGATTGAGAATATCTTAGAAGAGGCCATCGATATTAACAAACAAAATTTAGAGCAAAAGGTTAAAGACCTTGAACGTAAAATAGATAAACTTGAAAAAGAAATTGCTGAAAACTATAACTACGAATCAAAACTTGAAAAAGCTCAGAAATATATTAACAAACAAATGAATTTGTTTGGGTCAAAATTAGAATTTGAGAAAACCTATCAACCAATCAATTTAAATTTTGATGTTGAAGCATTTGAACTTTATCATTTGAAAAAGGATAAAAAAACCGTTTACCTCAGATCGATGGGTAGTGGAGCCAATTGGCTTTATTCTCATGTCTGCCTTTTCACAAGCTTGCTCCGTTACTTTTGTTCATTAAAGAATAGATGTAAAATCCCTTCAATCTTATTTCTTGATCAACCTAGCCAGGTTTATTTTCCTACGATCATTGACACTGATACTACTAAGTTCGATCCAAATTCACTCAAAAAGTTTGAGAATAAAGAAAAGAGTGTTGATGACGACTTAAAGGCAGTAACCAATCTGTTTGACCAGTTGGTAGCTTTCTGTTATTCAACAGAGGTCGAAACAGGAATAAAACCACAAATAATAATTACTGACCACGCCGATAATCTCGATCTTGAAAATGCAAATTTTGAAGAGCTAGTTAATGGCAGAAGATGGAGAGAAGAAAATAGCGGATTAGTAAAATTATCATCAAAATAAATAGGTAATACCAAAGTCCCATCTTATTGAATAAGGCGTTGATGAAAATAGCAGGAAGGAACTTAATTTGTATTTTATGGCAAGTCAATATGGCTTTAATAACAAATAACAGCTTTTGTGAGTAAAATTTAGGAGATATTTAAAATATTTTCAATATTATTTGCATATATTTGTATCGTAATGAATTGAATATCAGTCGAGACTATATCGAGACCTATTGAAATAAGCGTTTTGTAAAATATTGATAATCAGCTTGGAATAAGGATGCGTTCAAACTCCAGCTGGGTCATAAACTACCGACCTAAAAAGCATCAAAATACATCAAATCAATTTAAATACACTTTCTTCTTAATATCTGGGATAACCAAATCATTCATGTTTGGTCAAATTGGAAGAGACTATTTCGAGACCCCATATGATTGGCAACCAATTCGAACTCCAAAACTTGGCTAATCAATTACTATTGTTTTATGCATTGCATAGTTTAGCTTCCAATACATCCATATCTTCTGATATCTTTTGATCCAATACTTTTGCATATATCTGTGTTGTTTTCAAAGATGTATGTCCAAGTAATTTTGAAACAGTTTCTATTGGAACCCCGTTGCTAAGGGTCACCGTTGTGGCGAATGTATGC is a window from the Aquipluma nitroreducens genome containing:
- a CDS encoding DUF3732 domain-containing protein, whose amino-acid sequence is MLDSLQPEKRKIEKEISDINGTIFKLNKEIEEILKINDELKRNKSLEEQGFKIILQIENILEEAIDINKQNLEQKVKDLERKIDKLEKEIAENYNYESKLEKAQKYINKQMNLFGSKLEFEKTYQPINLNFDVEAFELYHLKKDKKTVYLRSMGSGANWLYSHVCLFTSLLRYFCSLKNRCKIPSILFLDQPSQVYFPTIIDTDTTKFDPNSLKKFENKEKSVDDDLKAVTNLFDQLVAFCYSTEVETGIKPQIIITDHADNLDLENANFEELVNGRRWREENSGLVKLSSK